The following are from one region of the Desulfuromonas acetexigens genome:
- a CDS encoding anaerobic ribonucleoside-triphosphate reductase activating protein, producing MRIKGFQGTSLLDFPGRIASLIFFGGCNLCCPFCHNPTLVLDPEQYPDFPLEDLLAELAERRTFIDGVVVSGGEPTLDRDLPLLLREIKELGLAVKLDTNGLAPAVLEKLFADELVDYLAFDLKTAPERYGELHRVPVDPDLLRRGIRVVLDSAVSYEIRTTCVPGLVEAPDFAAMGEACAGARHWVLQQYIPRYALAESWRALLPHPPERLAEFARIAEGYAERVSLRGL from the coding sequence ATGAGAATTAAAGGTTTCCAGGGCACCAGCCTGCTCGATTTCCCCGGACGGATCGCCTCGTTGATTTTTTTCGGCGGCTGCAACCTCTGTTGTCCCTTCTGTCATAATCCGACCCTGGTGCTCGATCCCGAGCAGTACCCCGATTTCCCCCTGGAAGATCTTCTTGCCGAGTTGGCAGAGCGACGGACCTTCATCGACGGTGTCGTCGTTTCCGGCGGCGAACCGACCCTCGACCGGGATCTGCCGCTGTTGCTGCGCGAGATCAAGGAACTGGGGCTGGCGGTCAAACTCGACACCAATGGCCTCGCTCCCGCCGTACTGGAAAAGCTCTTCGCCGACGAGCTGGTTGATTACCTCGCTTTCGACCTGAAGACCGCCCCCGAGCGATACGGCGAACTCCACCGCGTGCCGGTCGACCCCGATCTGCTCCGGCGCGGCATTCGCGTCGTGCTCGATTCCGCCGTCTCCTACGAAATTCGCACCACCTGTGTGCCGGGGCTGGTGGAAGCCCCCGATTTTGCAGCCATGGGGGAGGCCTGTGCCGGTGCCCGCCACTGGGTTTTGCAGCAGTACATTCCCCGTTACGCCCTGGCGGAAAGCTGGCGCGCCCTGCTGCCGCACCCGCCGGAACGTCTCGCGGAATTCGCCCGCATCGCCGAGGGCTACGCGGAACGGGTTTCCCTGCGCGGCCTCTGA